A stretch of the Hippocampus zosterae strain Florida chromosome 18, ASM2543408v3, whole genome shotgun sequence genome encodes the following:
- the scarb2c gene encoding lysosome membrane protein 2c, which yields MIKSCFIYACGLFSFLILIGGIALSLSNVFSKLVESAVEKEIVLKNGTDAFDAWEDPPAPIYMQFYFFNLTNPLEVLDGDRPAVLEIGPYTYREYRPMEKIIFHDNGTKVTAVNTKTYIFQPDMSRGPESELIRTVNVPAVTLMERFKDHPIIANLISSFMKDKDEGLFTTRTVGELLWGYEDALLKAVHALKPDVDPVFGLFYKSNASNDGEYVFLTGQEDYKDFARVDTWNNQRSLNWWTSDECNMINGTNGAFFHSVLTKNEMLYMFSSDLCRSIYAVFEKDVAVKGIPGYRFAPPSQVFANSSVNPSNAGFCVPADNCLGSGVLNVKPCKQGAPIIMSSPHFYQGDEKFVRAVFGMRPRKEYHQTFIDLNPLTGVVLQAAKRLQVNVYVEKMDTFSQTGNVTTVIFPVLYLNESVVIDDSSVAKLNAVLTEQNVLVNVPFILMGIGIILGGIFMLLACRHKMPESTAAERQPLLES from the exons ATGATTaaatcatgttttatttatgcGTGCGGGTTGTTTTCGTTTTTAATTCTCATTGGGGGCATCGCGCTGTCCTTGTCTAACGTGTTTTCAAAACTGGTGGAGTCGGCGGTGGAAAAG GAAATCGTGTTGAAGAATGGCACCGATGCGTTCGATGCTTGGGAGGATCCACCGGCGCCGATCTACATgcaattttatttcttcaacCTGACCAATCCACTCGAGGTGCTGGATGGTGACAGGCCTGCTGTGCTGGAGATTGGACCGTACACTTACAG agaGTACCGGCCTATGGAAAAAATCATCTTCCATGATAACGGGACCAAAGTAACCGCGGtcaacacaaaaacatacatattCCAACCCGACATGTCACGTGGTCCGGAGAGTGAACTGATCAGGACTGTTAACGTCCCTGCGGTG ACATTGATGGAGCGGTTCAAGGATCATCCGATTATTGCCAACCTGATCTCGTCGTTTATGAAGGACAAAGACGAGGGCCTCTTCACCACACGTACCGTGGGAGAGCTTCTGTGGGGCTACGAAGATGCTCTCCTGAAAGCCGTCCACGCTTTGAAACCTGACGTGGATCCGGTTTTCGGGCTCTTctacaaa AGCAACGCGAGCAATGATGGAGAATACGTCTTCCTCACAGGCCAGGAGGACTACAAGGACTTTGCTCGAGTGGATACGTGGAACAATCAAAG GTCGTTGAATTGGTGGACGTCTGATGAGTGCAACATGATCAACGGAACCAACGGCGCCTTCTTCCACTCTGTCCTCACAAAGAATGAAATGCTCTACATGTTCTCCTCGGACCTGTGCAG GTCTATATACGCTGTGTTTGAGAAGGATGTGGCGGTGAAAGGCATCCCCGGGTATCGCTTCGCTCCCCCCAGCCAGGTGTTCGCTAACTCATCGGTGAACCCGTCCAACGCGGGTTTCTGCGTCCCCGCCGACAACTGTCTGGGCTCGGGCGTCCTGAACGTCAAGCCCTGCAAACAAG GTGCGCCCATCATAATGTCCTCGCCGCACTTCTACCAGGGAGATGAGAAATTTGTGCGGGCGGTATTCGGCATGAGGCCCCGAAAGGAGTACCACCAGACCTTCATTGATCTCAATCCG CTCACCGGAGTCGTCCTTCAAGCTGCCAAACGTCTCCAGGTCAACGTCTACGTTGAGAAAATGGACACGTTCAG CCAAACAGGAAACGTGACCACTGTGATTTTTCCCGTACTCTACCTGAATGAG AGCGTCGTCATTGATGACTCATCGGTGGCCAAGCTGAACGCTGTGCTGACGGAGCAGAACGTGCTGGTAAACGTTCCTTTCATACTGATGGGGATCGGCATCATCCTGGGCGGCATCTTCATGTTGCTGGCGTGTCGACACAAGATGCCAGAG AGTACCGCTGCGGAACGGCAGCCACTGCTTGAGtcgtag